The DNA window ACTCACAAAGGCCGGAGGGTGAACAGTGGCGGTTTCGTCGCTGGTGAGTGTGATGTGGGGCAGGACGGCATCCAGCGCACGGTCGTGTGCCTCCACATCGCTCTGGTACGCCTCGTCTGCGTCATCTGGATCAGGCTGCCCAGGTCGGAGCACCTCCTCTTCTGGACCAGGTCCATCGTTGACAATGTCCTGAAGAGAGAAGGGCCCAGATTCCCCCGTGCTCTGGCTGAACAGGTACTCCAACCCGAGCAGCTCGTTGGAAGAGACATCAGCAGGGGCCCGGAAATTCTCCTCCACAGTCTCTCCGAACAGCTGCTGACAGCGAGCGTTGAGGCGATCAATCAGCGGCGCCGAATAGGTCCTGTGGTGCCGTCCTTTGCCACCAAACACGGCATCCCCGCTCCTGTCAGAGTTCCACCGTGCAATGCCACTGATCAGGTAAACCTGATAGGGCCGTGCTGCACAGTGGGGACCTGAAAATCAAAATTGAAGGTATTATACAACAGTTAGTTCCACTTTTTCAACTAATTAGTTTGATTGGACAATGGGCATTCCATGAGTTCCTATATTGAGCGTTACTGCACGGGGACTTTTAACTACATGTATCACTCCGCTTTACAGGTGttctaataaatgttttgtttgtgttgcttGGCAAAAGTCAAGTCCGAAGTCCAGTTGCAGATCTTTTTGTGTTGGCGgaggaaaataaatgattaaaaaaagaaacaaatcatAATCTGTTGTGGCTTATTACTGTTAACTAATAAATGGCAATTGTAGAATGGTTGTATTAAAGCTATATCCAAATCACAGCTGTGATATATTCAGTACAATCGCACCCCCTCTCCTGTCATTATTGCTTAATGACAGGGTCACATATTTAATTTGTTACAAGTATAGAGAATACACCTGTGTACCTGGAATCATGTTCGGCAGAGCTTTGTGGAATCCTTCCAGGCTGTTGCTTCCACGCAGACATTTGTAGTAGGGTAGGTCCACATTGTTAATGGTTGTGGTACGCGCCACCCTATACATGTTCATGTCTGGTGGATCCTGGATGCACTCCAGGTGTCGCTGCTGGCCTGCCCACATCTCATCAATGGCCTctgtaaatacatacatacatgcatgcatacagTGAGTTATGTTCACTTTGTATGCAACTCTATCCGTATCAATGTTGTAATAACTTTTTTGAATGAGGTCTTTTATACCAGGTGTTTTGAAAAGGCTCACTCCGCTCTCGTCCAGCCCTGCGGGACCTTTCAGCTCCTCAATGGCCAGATGGATGAGCCGGAATGTTTCCTGAGCTCCCAGTGTGACCCTTCGCACGTGGTGTTTGAGGTGCTCCCTGGTAATGTAGAGGCGGACAATATCCTCATCTGACACAGTCATCAGCGTTGCCGGGTCCTTGGCTCTCATGGCCTTGATGAGCAGCTCCAGGTCTGAGCGGTTATAGGCCAGCACTCCCCCAGCTAGCGCAGACTTGAATGCAGCATACTTCGAGTGGGACTCTGTGCGTATGGCTGCATCAAACCGGTGGATCCAGTGAAAGATGTCCAGACGCACAACCATCCCGTTGTCCACCCAAGGCTGGAACAAAATCCCCAGCGCTGTTGGGCCCTGCGCACGGCAACACCCACGGTCCACGTATATAATTTTTGGGACTGGTTGATTGGCCAGCCGGAACCTCTCCATGACCCCAAGGCACATCGGTTTCAGCTTCTCTGTGGACTCCTCACAGGTCAGCACAAATGAAACTATCTGGGAGTGCTCGTTTCCGATGCTGGTGAACCACTCAGCTGAGCCTCCACCCTCCCCAGACAGCTTCTTCACCACCTAAAACATGTCAAGTGTGCATAATGAGATAACCTGTTAGATTTTATTGATATGTGATTTTTCTTAATCACTTTACAACAATGTGAAAATGGGTTCAATttaaaacttaataaaaaaccaGACAATACTGCAAGATGTTTTGCATGATTTACATACTTTCTTGGTGGAATCCATTTTCAGCACAGTGCCAAAAGTGGAGAGGATCTGGCTCCGGTAATCCTGCACGTTGCTGGCCTCCGCCAGCAGGAAGGCGTGGCGCAGGAGCCGCGCGGAGGGGAGCTCTCTTGGAGGAGGTGGAGCCTGGAAAGTGTGCCTTAGTGCAGAAACGATCCCTCCAGGTTTCACGACAGTCATGAGGAGTGTGGTGTACAGGTCCTTACGCTGAAGGTACTCTTCAACGTGGTTCTCCTGTATCTGCCGCCACACCTTGACCATGGTGTTCCCTTCCGTCCGGTCCCTCAGAAGGCGCACAACAGTCCTATCCACGCCACGCCTATAAGTAGAGTCACAATCAATATGTTCAGGTGGATTTGAGTGACACTTCCAGGTCTGTCAAACGCACACATTATGTTCAGTATACTCACTTGCTGGTGAGGATGGCAGGGAACATAGCTTGGTGAGCCTCGCTAAGCTGGGACAAAATAGCGGCATCCCACGCAAGCCACCGACCCATTGTGCCACCTTCTCCGCTTCTGGCCGCTTTTGTACATGGTCCACAGCACAGGACCTCAGTGAGCATGGTGTACCAGGTGGACACGTCACAGATGTGACGTACCTAAAGTACATATGGGGAGAAAAtcctataaaaaaaaaggcCAATAGCAGGATATGGCTTTCTGTgctctttttttgtcttgcaTGTTTACATACATAGTAATAAACTAATGTAAAAACTCTAACAAAGGTGAAGTGAGTTATACCCGGTGGTGATAGCCAGACTTGTAGAGGTGCACGTTCCGTCCTCTACCCAGACACTGATCCCCTCGAGGACACTTCAGGGAGTACCTCCACACTCCAACAGGACGCCACACAAAAACACGACTCCGAAAAAACTGTTGTGGAGTTGGCGGGGCACCCCTGACGTAGCCGGGAGGTTCTTCTGGGTAAAACCACATGCGGTCCGATTTCATCACCCGTCGCCTCCTGAACAGACCACTTTTGTCCTTATAGATTTGAACGGGTGTGAACAGCCCTCTTTCATTGTGGTCTTTGAGCCAGGAAATGTCTGCAGATGGGATGCCATTGGGGTTTTCCCACAGACGCACCCAACCCTCTAGCTCCACCtgcaacacacaacacatacaaaacacacttagttattacttattattttacattactttGGTTAGTACAAATGAATGTCAAAACATAcaaccaattaaaaaaaaaaaaaaaaccaacaTGTTAAACAAATTGTTCTCCTTGACATTGTTTGCATATAATGTGAATTTTACTTACAGGGGAGTCACTCAGAGGTGATTCCGTGGGAAAAGGCTGACCCTCATGATCCTGTGCTGTGGACGGGGACTCTGTGAGTTGGCCAGGGGGCTCGGGCTGTTTGGGCCGGACAGGGGGCTCGGGCTGTTTGGGCCGGACAGCGGGCTCGGTCTGCTTGGGCCGGACAGGGGGCTCGAGCTTCTTGGGCCGGACAGCGGGTTCGAGCTTCTTGGGCCGGACAGCGGGTTCAAGCTTCTTGGGCCGGACAGGCGGCTCGGGCTGCTTGGGCCGGACAGCGGGCTCGGGCTTCTTGGGCCGGACAGCGGGCTCGGGCTTCTTGGGCCGGACAGCGGGCTCGGGCTGCTTGGGCCGGACAGCGGGCTCGGGCTTCTTGGGCCGGACAGCGGGCTCGGGCTGCTTGGGCCGGACAGGGGGCTCGGGCTT is part of the Esox lucius isolate fEsoLuc1 chromosome 16, fEsoLuc1.pri, whole genome shotgun sequence genome and encodes:
- the LOC114829731 gene encoding uncharacterized protein LOC114829731 encodes the protein MSMKMASPVIRVINPDAPPYRQQAVLVATKEARYYREKRMLFPKPPQELRNQATALAHAEKLLRAEGIHTPSRQLCLGKLVIPFGQYENASFHWLVENDVGYLKYILDKHRSEETTQHREGERVNQGVKDYLNEYAESFPQVCILLEANIDRCIYGQRGFEESTFQEMWTLYSKYPTQKDRPELFSEEEKEIIKKAYSSVRRWLHTPVTHITSVQMKRFRKYIVDKEQQPQASTSKCDPSLWPGDDSELLAASQAVEDTIKQFEPPVRPKQPEPPVRPKKPEPPVRPKQPEPAVRPKKPEPAVRPKQPEPAVRPKKPEPAVRPKKPEPAVRPKQPEPPVRPKKLEPAVRPKKLEPAVRPKKLEPPVRPKQTEPAVRPKQPEPPVRPKQPEPPGQLTESPSTAQDHEGQPFPTESPLSDSPVELEGWVRLWENPNGIPSADISWLKDHNERGLFTPVQIYKDKSGLFRRRRVMKSDRMWFYPEEPPGYVRGAPPTPQQFFRSRVFVWRPVGVWRYSLKCPRGDQCLGRGRNVHLYKSGYHHRVRHICDVSTWYTMLTEVLCCGPCTKAARSGEGGTMGRWLAWDAAILSQLSEAHQAMFPAILTSKRGVDRTVVRLLRDRTEGNTMVKVWRQIQENHVEEYLQRKDLYTTLLMTVVKPGGIVSALRHTFQAPPPPRELPSARLLRHAFLLAEASNVQDYRSQILSTFGTVLKMDSTKKVVKKLSGEGGGSAEWFTSIGNEHSQIVSFVLTCEESTEKLKPMCLGVMERFRLANQPVPKIIYVDRGCCRAQGPTALGILFQPWVDNGMVVRLDIFHWIHRFDAAIRTESHSKYAAFKSALAGGVLAYNRSDLELLIKAMRAKDPATLMTVSDEDIVRLYITREHLKHHVRRVTLGAQETFRLIHLAIEELKGPAGLDESGVSLFKTPEAIDEMWAGQQRHLECIQDPPDMNMYRVARTTTINNVDLPYYKCLRGSNSLEGFHKALPNMIPGPHCAARPYQVYLISGIARWNSDRSGDAVFGGKGRHHRTYSAPLIDRLNARCQQLFGETVEENFRAPADVSSNELLGLEYLFSQSTGESGPFSLQDIVNDGPGPEEEVLRPGQPDPDDADEAYQSDVEAHDRALDAVLPHITLTSDETATVHPPAFEDACSPNPLPGFPKLEMFCSVLVEIGLAEEKLSLTTEQRNQVLKAWNAVEEHDKQPQKFNQLYRTHWGNTLYCRTKRDDLVDAALIQRVKMAKRYAPAQQDISAQHNRLMYTLVKLLWLRSPQGSRNSPEKRTILKAYERVQHRILVEDPVLCKAGIPLPKINSKTVQDFIRRQERLLNLHATKQPSTITKTTSISSADLPPAPHQPAVLPPPDYPLMEYVPTPSTAGTKVLKGRTDMMAPLSRPQPPMPHLLLPPPVRKPNAPSTITRPVPSLSASTATPGIAGPSTWPIMPASKYELYTSVQGTRLSRKRF